The DNA sequence aaattaggggatcaaaattgtaatttatcctaaacaaaagaatataaaaagaaaattatatttaaattttaaataaatcattcaaattttaaattatagtatatttttaatttattatttatttatttgttataaataaaataaatgagtggATAGTATTagataaaagggaaataaaatgtttataatgttaggaatttttttatcgttttaatatattttaaataaatgaaaaatgacaTGAATAATAGTAGATAAagataaatttagtttttgtattaataagaaatttttttaactcattaataattttttataataatcttttataatttaaaattaattttatttaagaaaaaaagtcaTGTAAAAATTAGAAGAGTAAGTGAAAACTTTTCTACTCAATGATTATGAaatgaaaaacagaaaatatatataaatagtgaGCTAATTAAAGGAGTGAGAAAGTTCTCTAAACATTGtgctttaatttatataaaaaaattatttaatctttatagTTGTTTAAATACTACCTTTTGTCCTTACACTTAAAAACCATCCCTTACGGTCCTTATGCTTTCAAATCTTTTTTGATCTTGTTACAAATGGCAAGAATTACAAAGTAAAGCTTAAGTAACATTAACAATCAAAAGAATGATTTGAAAGTACTTGTACAGGGACGATGATTATCATtaagtatataaattaaaatataaaatttgtgtgattatagaaattaaatgagATTCATTATTAAAGGATGGGCTctggtattttattttgttttcaagtGTTTGTTATCATTTTCCAAAAGCCCACTATATAGCAATTTAAATCTGGACTGAGTGATACTAAATCAAATTCTTAGCTAGGGGTGGGCTTGTTATGACAGCTAGATATCCCTAACACTAACAAATACAAATTAACCAGAAACCAAGCTTTTGGTTTTTTGCAGCTGGACAAAATATGAACCACCAAGGATTGTTTCAGTGATGCCAGCACAATTATttccacaaacacacacacacccttcATTTCATCAACTTGGAAATGATAAGGCCATTGATGATTTCACCACATGTCTTTCTCAGTGCTCCCAATAACCTCCATCTTGACTTCCACACCTTTGCCAACCCCATAAGCCTACCCCTTTTGATCACATTTCCCATACCACTTCAGCTAGCTAAATCTAACTCTAGCTATTCATCATGGAATGCATCTCAAACTTTAGGttcaccaataaaaaaaagtatttgttattagattttataaaataaaatgatcttATATGTTGTCATGATTTTAAATTACAATTCACGTCTACAACATAAAGGCTTGTCTACTCAACACATCATAaccataatttaaaatcatgtatgttgataaattaaaaggttaaacatataacttttttatttaaaataaataagtttttttccttaattttataAGTCTCACTCACCATTGAGAGTCGAAGTGTGAGTTTGTGCCTACGCACATGTATGCAATTTACCATTTTCTGATTATACCCTCTGAGAACATTTTATCAGTACTTAACAGCCATGCATATCTGTCGGCTGATACCATACGATTTCACTTACAATTTTTTGCTCCCTACCAAACAGAATCCTGGTCCATGTCTCATGTCTTGTTTGAATTAATAATGAACCATCCTTTACTTGATTTGATTCATCAAACATTAGGCTAGTAATAATTCTTTAGAGGGCTTTCCATGCATTATCTAAAGCTGTCATCATCTTAGGAAACCTAAACACAATAGCACATACatcaaaattaatgaataaaaagttGGACTCTTACCCTTTACCCACGTTAAACAGCGACAAGCATACGTGACACCATGTATACACGCATATTATGCACGTTTGTGGGGGCGTTGGTGCTACTATTCATGTATTGATGGATATATAAATTTCAGTTAGGTGGAGTTTTACATCAATGTGTTTACTGTttgataatttttgtttaatttagttgAATTATATTGCTGCGTGATGGTAGATATTAAGAAACCCATCAAATAGTGACCCCACTTGGGCTTTGTTTGGTAGTACTAGTAGACAATTCCATATGTACCTTGCTGCAAAACCACAACCTTTTACTCAAATTGTAGATGATGCAAACTTTGAATTTATTATCTAAGTTTTCCTTATCCATCTAAGATGGTTATGGTATGTGGCATATgtaatattactattttttttttatagtaaactACTTCAACTTAATTTGATTTACTGTCATGAGAGATTAAAAAGATTCTTTCCATATGCACTAGTCAGAAGCAGCccatactgcggatcttctgaatttgtttatgtcatattttttttcttttactttgtaTGAAGTTTTTTGAAGATATGGGGTCAATTCATTGGTTCATGtgcaataattatattgtcttaaataattttttgtatttaaaaaaaaaatagtcttcaGCTCTCAATAAAGGATACCTTGAgttcactaaaaaaatatagaaggcTTTGAGAAAATACTTAGTAAAGGCATATTTATTTACTGTGAACTGTAACCATAAATCCTTTTTGTCATGCCATATAAAGTTTGACCGGATCATTTGGTAAGAACTAACACACTTTTTATCTGTATTattaatgttcttttaaattctAAAGAACTATATTTACCATACTAGTTACTTTTTATCTCGATCTTGGATTTTTCATAAAGTTTGTCTATTAATTGTTTTCCTTTCAGCATATTACTgattacatttattaaaaaatttctcttattatctttttcttctctctcaatATACGTACACACGCtccaaaaaaaatgtgaaaaatatttaaaaactaatatttaattattttaattaataacatgttgaattttaaaatgtcagattttataaatatataccagcagataatatatatatatatatatatatatatatatatatatatgtatgtatatattatctaaggttaatttattttttgacgaaaatagttttttaataaactatttaaagaatattaaaatatgaataaaaaataattaatttatatattcctGCAGTACTATCAATATTTAAAAGCAACTTTTCATAAGATATTACGTTGattgtaaaataaatcatatatacttgcattattcaaattgaaaatcaCGGGTCAATattatattgtaaaaaatagtccggtgaaataattaaaaagaattgaaTACACACAGTACATCTAATTATAAAGATCACTAAAAATTGAATACATGCATGGAAAAAATGTTTATTCGGTAAAATTAATCTAATTTAATGCGTATTTTTTgtctaataatttaaaattaattttactcaattttgaaacaaatgGATACTAGGACTAATTATTGATTCATGCCAGCTGTACCATATATACGAGAGgatatgtaaaaaaaagtaatgaccaAATTATAATCTATGATTTGTGTATGATACAATGTTGTTTCTATAGactacaagtatttttttttataggaagcAATTTTATTCGGTCGAGAAAGAATCACTGGaggtagaaaaatataaagcaaatattaatcaatatttttagagtattaattaaaaaaaaattgaaatagataaaattgtgttgttcataattttttttatgttcttctataatctttataataaatattttttcttgttattattttttaatcaatatcctAAAAGCacttattattaaaattcaaaacataacTATATACTGTTAAAGGATTTAAAttcaacattattaattaaactatattAAGCCCGCACAAATTGATGTAATCCATACGCTCTAGTTGATGtaggatttttgttttttttagtggaTAAGAGTTAGCTAGGGAGTAGGGACTAGGGATGCATatctaaaacataaattaagccTTTAAGTTGAATTCATGTGTCTAGTCTCTCTAGACCCATTGAAATGTGTGTACCTGTATATTTATCAATGACAAGTTGGAAcatcattcttcttattcatgAAAACATTCATAATTTCATATGGTCAAACCTTAAAACATGCTAAAGATCGAGAACCATATAATGTGTGAGTTTGACATTCAATAGCCTAGGAATGCCTAAATTATGCTTAGCCTTAGATTTATAATTAAACCCCCCAAACTCATTATTCTTCTTTGTTGTTCCTTCTCAAGTTATCTTTATGTTGTTCCTTCAAAACtacataatttttatgattttcatgGAGTGGATctacaattaaatattaacataaatgTTATGTAATGTTGTTTTGAATGGGAAGCACAGGAACAACAGAGAAGTTATATCCTTATCTACAACATCCATATTAGAATTATAAGAGATAGTTGAAGAAGAGTACCATCTCTATCCGAGATCGTCGACCATCAGTTTAAAGCATACAATGGGGTCATATGTatggatatttttaatttcaagacTCTTAGATAGGACCAAATACCATAATCCCAAAGCACTTaccttgtgtttggatggaggatttgaaaatttctaggaaatttaaatacacaacattttaattgtcttgatttaaattcattttattttataaatattttgtttggatgaagtaatttaatttcttgtattttatttttcttgtttggataaagtaattcaatttcaatgaaattcaaatttttatttttaaatatttatatttaaaaaaaagtgttgataGCATCCCAGCCACAACCCCTTCTaaaccaaaatcaattgtgTTTGTTGCTTCTCCCACTTCATCTCCACCAGCTTCATCCCCTAATGCTGCAATCGCAACCCCTCCTGTTTCATCTCCCACGATAGCATCTCCTCCATCTAAAGTTGTTGCTCTAGCTCCAACAACCACTCCTCTGGTGGCCACACCTCCCGTGGCCACTCCTCCTACGACTACACCTCCTGCTGTGACACTTGTGAGCTCGCCACCAGCGTCAATTTTAGTGAGTTCTCCACCAACGCCTGTTCCGGTGAGCTTTTCCCTTGCACTGACACCGACAACTCTGACCCCCGTGGTAGCACCTAGCGTTGAGGTTCTTGCTCCCAAGTCcaagaagaagacaaagaagaGTAAGAAGCGCACTGCACCAGCACCGTTGCCGGCATTGCTTGGCCCTCCCGCTCCTTCGGTAGGAGCTCCGGGATCAAGCCAGGATGCGTCGTCTCCTACAAAAAAAGGTGTGAGAGAAAAAACGAAGGGGCCTATGATACGATGTGAGAGGAGAAAAGTTTAAATTCTTATCGTTCGGGTGGAATTTCAATtcctatcattttattttattaaaattcttttaaaaaaaatgatgtcattttaaaatttttgaaatccTATATCCAAACAAGTAAATTATGATAGGAGTATTTtaaattcactaaaaaaatgaattgtctTATTTAAATATCCCATCCAAACACAGGGTTACAATATTTCAGATTCAATTGCACTCATCTTTACACGATAACATTTAAGGagatcaatttcaattttcttaatatcCTCAATTTATTTACCATAAAAAAGAGGAGAGATATGATtattgattaatatatatatatatatatatatatatatatatagagagagagagagagagagagagagaggtagtGTCATGGATATTCATACGTGTGAAAGTGTGTAAACAAGAGATATAAAATAGGTAAAAGAAAAGGATAGGAAAGAAAACagtattgaaaattatattccCTCTTAGCAATTTTAGGTAATCAATGTTCATCATGGTATGGGGCAGTTAAATTCTTGATCAAGGGCAATTTTCTGTGAAAAATATACGGTGTAAACTGCAAAGAAATTAatcttcttaataaaaaaaaatgtgagagtTGTTGGATTGGAACATATCCCCAATTCTCTACCCAGGAATAGCTGCAATATTGCTCATGAGTTGCTGACTCTATTTTGTGTTAGGCGAGCACTGACTTTACATTTTTAAATGCTTGATCAAACTGgattaaaacatttttcaatatcTCGTGAATATTTACATTGATAATCccagaaacaaacaaataaataaaggacaagagaaaagaaaaaaaaagggaaaataatgaAAAGTCCATGACATCACCTTgacgcaattattatatatacaagaaacactattcattttctatttattatatttgcCCAATCAAATTGGGCCAACATCTAATGATGAAAATTGAGAAATTTGTATTGAGTAAAAATCATGACAATGTTTATATATAACGCCATAGGGTAGAATATTGCAAGCTAGCGGATTGTATAGTGACCTAGTTAATTATTAGCAACacgtttatttttcatattcataaataatataaatgctTCTGTTTGTTATCTAGagtgtattatttatttggcCTAACTACCTGTTTAGTAGCTTTACTAATGATTCACTTCACTTCAAATATAACAACTACCACCACCAGaccaaaaagtatatatatatatatatatatatatatatatatatatatatatatatatatatatatatattattgtgagTAATAAATTTAGGGTTTAGAGATactaaaagaacatatttgagTCATACaactaagactaaaaaaattcaaaagtaacccatgataacataaaaaaaaggacATTTTGAAAAAACTCATCAGGACATGAGTTTTAATGTGAATGGGGAGTGATAGGATCAATTGATACTAAGTGTCAAAACTTTTgtacttataatatttaataaccttctatataatacaaaattagtATTAACTTTGtattaagtcatattttttatagacAAAGTCCTCATTTTAGAAAtgaattattctatttttctaatataaaaatatacatttaatttaaatttatacataagATTAATTTGGATACACATATTCAAAACTAactctataaaaattaattttacctaAATACAGAAAAAAGGCTCAAAATGTATttactctaaaatttaattacttaattattagTCAATGATGGTGGCTTACGACATAAGTTGAATAGTTGAATTTACACTTGGATCACTCATGTTTAAGCCTTGTCATAACATATTATAAATCTACGAAATTTTATCATtacaacattttatttattgaaaagttaatgataaatgaaatttaaatttgttgctaaatcaaatttattataatatatttttgcaaCATATTAAATTTGTGCAATCATCTTGTTGATCTTCTTTACAACTACTAGCCTTTTtagttcatttttaattttattctcaatTGTGAGAATTGTGTTATGTGGCCACACATTCATTATCTTATCTTAGGAGAAAATTACACTTGCACCTCCTAAGATTAATACTTATTACATTCAatctcactctttttttttatcatacacaagactcttgttttttttttttaccatccaTTAATACTAtcaaagataacaaaaaaaaggagaaaaaagtgAAGATCTACTGGTCTTTGCAGGAAGTGAAGCAGAGGTTGCCAAGCTAAGTGATCACAAGCAACATGCAGCGAGAGCACTAGTCGTTGGTTAGGTCGCTACAACATTGAGAGAGGTCGTAGACAGCGTCGAAGGAGGCAATAATAGTGAAGTTGTTGTGATTGGCAAAGGTGACGAAGTTGATGAGGGAGGTGAGGAGCAAGTTGATGTTGTTTTTGTAGGCGAAATTCGACGTGAAGTTAGACTGGGAATAGACTTGCTCGAGAGTAATAAGGATTCTTAGGGCATTTCACAAAAAATTAACATCGTTAATAATAGTGACTGTTCATGAAGGACAAAAGAAATGTGATTTTAGGAAGGGGGTGTAAGTGTAATAAATGCTAACTTCACAGGGGACAAGTGTAATTTTCTCTTATCTTAGAGAAATCAAACATGGTTCTTGTCGTACCGATATACCAAGTTACACTCTGCTTCACGTGGTTAATTTGTGTCAGATAATCCTTGTGCATACAATCAAGGTGATGCTCAATATAACTTGTTACTTGTGAATTTTTAGGAGGTGTATtggattaagattttaaaaaattattttaatataaaaagtcTTGCAGATTTTAAAgattatgtaaaaatattatgacttataagatttttttacaaGACTTTTATGATAGTTtggattttaatgaatttatatgataaaatttcaaagatttGAAAGGACTTTACAAATTTATAAGGTTTGAAAGGattatgtgaatttttaaaaacatttaaaattacaagagttagtaaaaaaataataagaaatgatgaggtttgaataaaaaagtaaaaccgatatagttttttaatcttttaataactaaattgaTTCTAGCTAGCTTTATGTCCTTATATACTAACTCTTCTAGCAATAGCATTTTCTCATTCTCACTTTTGGATTTGAACAATcgatttaaaattatactttgattttctgatttttttcttaattactaTAATCTTTTCATTATAAATCCAATGATATGTTTAAATGGGGTAGAATGGAGTGGTGAAGGTGGAAAATTTGTAGGAGGGTTATTAAGTTATGTGGATGATGAAATTAAGGGTGACAATCACAAAAATATTATGTTGAGCAGGTGATGAGCATAAttagtataagaaaaatatggtTAGTCTTATCacataaaacaaacattaatttagaaaacaaatagaaaaatataaaggggAGGAGtagatttgacattttttatttcgAAAGAATAGGAGAAACATATTTGGCACATACATCTTGAAGAATATTAATGAGAGAAGAGTATATATgtgatgagagaaaagaaaatctcataatcaaaaaagaaaaagaaaaaaaaaagtttagcaAAATCTCAAAGATTTGGGTGAGATTGTTTgataaatgttttatattaaaaattctaataaaattcgTCGAAatccttcttaaaaaacaattCGTTAAaacttgttataaaaaaatgttaattgaaTACCACTAGATTTTGTTGTTAtcgttaaaaaaatcttaaaagtcataattaaatatcattagACATATTTATACCATTTAAAAATCGTGATTAAATATCACaagacttttttataaaaaaaatcttttaaaattcttgAAAATCTTAATCCAATATGCCCCCCTTAGAATATGGACATCTCAAATGTGAAGTCCGATGATGGCCCGAGAGTGCGAGACACGATTGACCGAATAAATTATAGTTAGGTAGGCTTTAATATCATCTTAgtatgtgagttatgaatttaaTTCAATCATACAAAACTAACTTGTAAGGTGAAGATTATTCTCCTACTTATATACATTAGTTTGGCCTCATCTGGACTAGTCTCAAGGTGGAACCTCTAACACATCATCTTCACCTTGAGGACTGATAATGAGTGACACAATAAgtttaataaataatcattaaaaGGTTTTGATGTCATCTTAaaatgtgagttatgaattaagttgatcaatattataaaattgacttataaaataagaatgattcgtatttttatgattaaattggATTTAAAAGCCCAAAAACCAAACAAAGCAATTACATCTTATTAATATTAGTGGCCTGAAAGGCATTCCCAATCAACATGCTCTCCACACAAGGTGGAGGATAATAAAAAAGAACGCAATCACAATCTAGAGATAAACCAAACTTTGtcaatatacattattttgtCCGTAAAAGTGATATTTGTGCTTGGTGGATGTGAAATAATTAGTCACTAGCTTGACTAAAAAGGCAGGTTTAATTTCTGGACTGCCGCAAAATTTCCTACGTTAAAATTGtgatatttgaaataaatttgatttattattaagttttcaataataaatttgtaCTACATTTGAAATTTCCAAATTATACACAATTCAACACAAATTTCCAAATCTCCCTGTTGAAGTTATAATGTTTTAGTTTATCTATAcatccatttgtttttttaaggcTCCATACATCCATTTGTTGCCTGTTAATTGGAGGATGTAAAATCAGTTAAGTTAAAAATCTGTTAGATGTTACTAGTGCATATATGTTAGTCGTGTTAGTGCCATTCTAATGTTTATTGAAAATGATGGAATTATTTAAAGGTTTATtgcaaatttatttacaaaagaatttaaatccaaaatttaaaaatttaaaattcagcTTAACATAATTTGCAACCTCATTGTAAATAATTTACCAAAAAGCCTCATTGTAAATAGAAAGTGATTGAGGGGGAGTATGGAGAAAATCCCATCTTAACCTAGCTATCCtggcaaattaaagaaaatcatATCTAGTtatctttattaacaacgtatTTGGAATGACGTTTACAAACCATATTTGTTACAAAAATCACGTCCAAAGACCTCaatcatccaaaaattgtttcttATTACTTCAAATGAATGTGAAGAGAGAATAATAATCCAcgttgaatttttattaatttcaaacaTTCACTAAATAATTAAgctgtattttaatttttaatcctcGAAACAAACACCTAACATAAATGGAAGGgattatatatttcattatattttaaccATTAAAGACTTAGCAAAGAATGTAACTAACCCACAAACCAGAAGGACAACCCAGATACTAATGATATAAATGCTATATAGGATGGCATATAAATTGAGAAAAGGCAGAACGCGTAATGGATCACTAACAATTGACATATTTGGGACAAGAAGTTAATGATGCTGAGACCCATGCTTTACCGTCACCAATCTAGCTAGCTTCACTCATCAATAGCCAGGGTCACCAATTAAAGTATAGAGAGTACAAAGAAAATAGTAAttgatgtatttttaatttttaattcaattcttAGTTCATTTCTTCAAAAAGTTCACTTAATGGTAAAAACAAATGTGACGTTGTAGCgccatatatacatatatattttacattgtttacactaagatttaaatataaaatctcaTGGATATTATTAcaagttttttattatttttactattaggCTGATCCTAATGATTTTATCTAATTATTGTATATTTAAatcataacaaaaattataagattaacttgattgtgaaaaaagaaataaggaGAAAGATGTTGTGAATTTGAattctttattgaaaaaatcaaccacattaaaaaaatcataattatataaattaattaaaagaaagtaaatcaatttgattttagCTAGAGTGTATTGTCATGCCTTCGActgaattagaaaaaataataatgggaAAACTTTGATTTTATCCTTAGAGTTgcattttaatcttaaaaattttgtttatcatgagtctttttaaaaaaaacatttctgtcatattagtattttaaaaattatcactaattaaataatcattCAAAGATCTAAAATGTcactatatttaaataattagtttaatgtgagattaaatttatgaagaaaaaaatttataaaaaaattaaaagactaaaataataacatttttaaaactaataagacaagcaaagattttttttataaaaaaagtgcaACTATTGGGGAGtttcttagaaaataaattagtttaaacacgtgcaaaaacattttcaataccTCTCCAACAGTCAATATTACATACTAATATACATATAGGCAGAACAATAGAAATGAAGCTATTATTTGAATGGCATATAGATAGCTCTCCAATAGTCAACACCGCTGAATATTTACATTTACATGATATACATAGAGGCAGAACAATAGAAATGAAATGgtattcatttaattatattctgtgtttttattttaatttatcttagGGGAGATAATGGGGTAGTGCGGATTTGAGTGGTAACCTAACCTCCTGATATTTGTTTCGTTGGATGAAATTCATTGTATACTTTTTTCATACGAAATCTATATATGAAGTGAAGTATTGATggattttatgaataatttgcGTGTATATGtagatatttcttaatttaaaaaaaattaaagaaaaataagacaaaacttaaaatatataattttgaaatatatatttatattcattaaaaaataaataattttaaacatataattaaacTGAGTAATTTAGGacaatatattttatagatAATTATGGCCATTCAAAGTTACGTCTGGAAACATGGGAGGaaaataatctatatattttatacttttactaTTTATACTGCTCCCGTTTG is a window from the Glycine max cultivar Williams 82 chromosome 2, Glycine_max_v4.0, whole genome shotgun sequence genome containing:
- the LOC100786809 gene encoding lysine-rich arabinogalactan protein 18-like, with product MGVDSIPATTPSKPKSIVFVASPTSSPPASSPNAAIATPPVSSPTIASPPSKVVALAPTTTPLVATPPVATPPTTTPPAVTLVSSPPASILVSSPPTPVPVSFSLALTPTTLTPVVAPSVEVLAPKSKKKTKKSKKRTAPAPLPALLGPPAPSVGAPGSSQDASSPTKKGVREKTKGPMIRCERRKV